The following proteins come from a genomic window of Helicobacteraceae bacterium:
- a CDS encoding DegT/DnrJ/EryC1/StrS family aminotransferase produces MANKRIFLSPPHMGGDELNFIREAFDKNYVAPLGENVTGFEKDLKTFTGAKYALGVSSGTAALHLALRVLGVGAGDLVAVSDFTFIGSVSPIIFQNAEPIFIDGEEKSWNLDPNLLEELCKKRAPKALVLVHLYGQSADMDAICEICERYGVTLIEDAAEALGASWRGAYCGAIARFGVYSFNGNKIITTSGGGALVASEEAPIKKALFFATQARENAPHYEHREIGYNYRMSNIVAGIGRGQMRVLADRVKRKREIFEFYRRALSDLPIEFMPELAPARGNRWLSTITIEDKDVTPERLRLALEKENIESRPLWKPMHLQPVFKEARKLLNGVSQKLFDKGLCLPSGTAMSEDDLALIAATIRRAFS; encoded by the coding sequence ATGGCAAATAAACGGATTTTCTTGTCGCCGCCTCATATGGGCGGGGACGAGCTTAATTTTATACGCGAGGCGTTTGACAAAAATTACGTCGCGCCGCTAGGCGAAAACGTAACGGGTTTCGAGAAGGACCTCAAGACTTTTACGGGGGCGAAATACGCGCTAGGCGTTTCAAGCGGCACGGCGGCGCTGCATCTAGCTTTGCGCGTTTTGGGCGTCGGCGCGGGCGATTTAGTAGCCGTCAGCGATTTTACCTTTATCGGTTCGGTTTCGCCAATTATCTTTCAAAACGCCGAGCCTATCTTTATCGACGGCGAAGAAAAGAGCTGGAATCTCGATCCAAATTTGCTAGAGGAGCTTTGCAAAAAGCGCGCGCCTAAGGCGCTTGTCCTCGTTCATCTATACGGGCAGTCGGCGGATATGGACGCGATTTGCGAGATATGCGAACGCTACGGCGTGACGTTGATCGAGGACGCCGCCGAGGCGTTAGGCGCAAGTTGGCGCGGCGCGTATTGCGGCGCGATCGCGCGCTTTGGCGTCTATTCGTTTAACGGCAACAAGATTATTACCACAAGCGGCGGCGGCGCGTTGGTCGCGAGCGAGGAGGCGCCGATCAAAAAGGCGCTATTTTTCGCTACGCAGGCGAGGGAAAACGCGCCGCATTACGAACATCGCGAGATCGGTTATAACTATCGAATGAGCAATATCGTCGCCGGAATAGGGCGGGGACAGATGCGAGTGTTAGCCGATCGAGTTAAAAGAAAACGCGAAATCTTTGAGTTTTATCGCCGCGCGCTAAGCGATCTGCCGATTGAGTTTATGCCGGAGTTGGCTCCCGCGCGAGGCAATCGCTGGCTTTCTACGATTACGATCGAGGATAAAGACGTTACGCCCGAACGATTAAGGCTGGCGCTTGAAAAAGAGAATATAGAATCGCGTCCGCTGTGGAAGCCTATGCATCTTCAACCGGTTTTCAAAGAGGCGCGAAAACTCCTGAACGGCGTAAGTCAAAAGCTCTTTGATAAAGGCTTGTGCTTGCCAAGCGGGACGGCAATGAGCGAGGATGATCTAGCGCTTATAGCGGCGACGATCAGACGGGCGTTTAGTTAG
- a CDS encoding acetyltransferase has protein sequence MGEGDRVFIYGGGGHGRVAADTARRIGLRIEGFIDDDPSKGVSRETFLQKARIERFSAALGVGDNRARQAIAGFLQKEGAKIIALIDPSAIISPSAHIGEGAVVFPNAVINDRARIEEGAIVNSGAIVEHDCVVGAYAHIAPNAALAGGAKVGALAHIGIGASLTQNAIVGESAVIGAGAVVSGEIAPFATAVGVPAREIAKTPF, from the coding sequence TTGGGCGAGGGCGATCGCGTTTTTATCTACGGCGGCGGCGGGCACGGGCGCGTGGCGGCGGATACGGCGAGACGAATTGGGCTTAGGATCGAGGGCTTTATCGACGACGACCCGTCGAAAGGCGTAAGCCGCGAGACGTTTTTGCAAAAGGCGCGAATCGAGCGTTTCAGCGCGGCGCTTGGCGTCGGCGATAACAGAGCGCGCCAAGCGATCGCGGGATTTTTGCAAAAAGAGGGCGCGAAAATTATCGCTCTAATCGATCCCTCCGCAATAATAAGCCCGTCGGCGCATATCGGCGAAGGCGCGGTTGTTTTTCCAAACGCCGTAATCAACGATCGCGCGCGGATAGAGGAGGGCGCGATTGTTAATTCAGGCGCGATCGTAGAACACGATTGCGTCGTCGGCGCATACGCGCATATCGCGCCTAACGCGGCGCTCGCGGGCGGCGCTAAGGTCGGAGCGTTAGCGCATATAGGGATAGGCGCTTCGCTGACGCAAAACGCGATCGTCGGCGAATCGGCGGTTATCGGCGCGGGCGCGGTCGTGTCGGGCGAGATCGCGCCGTTCGCTACGGCGGTTGGCGTTCCCGCTCGCGAGATCGCCAAAACCCCGTTTTAA
- a CDS encoding phosphatidate cytidylyltransferase, translating into MSLLARLKDDAKRWRTALILLAVVALVGVFHSVWTIGAFLTLVFVAASKEAIALFGHGNNWKLWLACVAVWIAAIFYPRPIEAIVLTILIAASIVAFDQKRDLKIALPLLYPAAPLLFLFSLYTEFGIGAYVWLFVTVAACDIGAYYAGKALGKTPFSPSSPNKTIEGVAGGVTAAAIFGTIAGVLASIKTVGGVLISIDFLPILAITTLCAIASIFGDLFESYLKRKAGVKDSGKILPGHGGALDRIDGYLFAGVVLLFGLRLAAI; encoded by the coding sequence ATGAGTTTGCTTGCGCGGTTAAAGGACGACGCGAAAAGATGGCGCACCGCCTTGATATTGCTTGCCGTAGTCGCGCTTGTAGGCGTTTTTCATTCGGTATGGACAATCGGCGCGTTTTTAACGCTTGTGTTTGTCGCCGCGTCTAAAGAGGCGATCGCGCTTTTCGGGCACGGGAATAATTGGAAGCTGTGGCTTGCGTGCGTAGCCGTATGGATCGCGGCGATCTTCTATCCGCGCCCGATCGAGGCGATTGTCTTAACGATTCTGATCGCGGCTTCGATCGTCGCTTTCGATCAAAAACGCGATCTTAAAATCGCTCTGCCGCTTTTGTATCCCGCCGCGCCGCTGCTATTTTTATTTTCGCTCTATACGGAGTTTGGAATCGGAGCCTACGTCTGGCTATTTGTAACCGTCGCCGCGTGCGATATAGGCGCCTATTACGCCGGCAAAGCGCTGGGCAAAACCCCGTTTAGCCCCTCAAGCCCTAATAAAACGATCGAGGGCGTAGCCGGAGGCGTTACGGCGGCGGCGATATTTGGAACGATCGCGGGCGTTTTGGCGTCAATTAAAACGGTTGGCGGCGTCTTAATCTCAATCGATTTTTTGCCTATACTCGCAATTACGACGCTTTGCGCGATCGCGTCGATATTCGGCGATCTGTTTGAAAGCTATCTGAAACGAAAAGCCGGCGTAAAAGACAGCGGCAAAATCCTGCCCGGACACGGCGGCGCGCTGGATCGTATAGACGGCTATTTGTTCGCGGGGGTCGTTTTGCTGTTTGGGCTTAGGTTAGCCGCGATTTAG